A portion of the Fusobacterium nucleatum genome contains these proteins:
- the yajC gene encoding preprotein translocase subunit YajC, producing the protein MQELFAKYGGTGAIIVLWIAIFYFLIIRPNKKKQQQQQNLLNSLKEGTEVITIGGIKGTIAFVGEDYVEIRVDKGVKLTFRKSAIANVINNNQQ; encoded by the coding sequence ATGCAAGAATTATTTGCTAAGTATGGAGGAACAGGAGCTATTATAGTTCTTTGGATTGCTATTTTTTATTTTTTAATAATTAGACCAAATAAGAAAAAGCAACAACAACAACAAAATCTATTAAACTCTTTAAAAGAAGGGACAGAAGTAATAACTATTGGTGGAATTAAAGGAACAATAGCTTTTGTTGGAGAAGATTATGTTGAAATCAGAGTGGATAAGGGAGTTAAATTAACTTTTAGAAAGTCTGCTATTGCAAATGTTATCAACAACAATCAACAATAG
- a CDS encoding IS1182-like element ISFnu1 family transposase, with product MIKPINNNKYFKFFQLKLFYINNDIDNNDPVRLLSTILEEMDFSNLLQVFPNKTKVHPVNMFAVIIYAYSQGKYSTRDIEFLCRDSQRTQYLLNSLNVPSYSTISRFLSKASDIIYELFCQFVEKLFKLSEIPTETIYIDGTKIEAYANKYSFVWKKSTLKYKEKLEENILELIDEFNKYFNKEKELDNIFDIFSYLKKLKIQKIYGRGKRKSKEQLFLEKAQSYVEKFNKYTNYLEILGERNSFSKTDKEATFMRMKEDYMRNGQLKPGYNLQIGVISEYIASYEIFHNPADTKTLIPFLEKTKSQNIEIKNVVADAGYESFPNYEYLEKNNYVSYIKPIYYEKSKTRKYQKNLNRVENLEYDEKENRLFRKDGLELEFQYYGEDGKTIYFKNPETEKIIKYNNEFRRLSKKSKDNIESDLGKQLRMNRSIQVEGAFAVLKEDMKLRKLKVRGKNSTKREIGLFCIAYNFNKYLAKLSRKKQGVVLHPLKTA from the coding sequence ATGATAAAACCAATTAATAATAACAAATATTTTAAATTTTTTCAACTTAAACTTTTTTACATTAACAATGATATTGACAATAATGACCCTGTTAGGCTTCTTAGCACCATTTTGGAGGAAATGGATTTTTCTAATTTATTGCAAGTTTTTCCTAACAAAACTAAGGTACATCCTGTTAATATGTTTGCTGTAATCATTTATGCTTACTCACAAGGCAAATATTCTACAAGGGACATTGAATTTCTTTGTAGAGATAGTCAAAGAACTCAATACTTGTTAAATTCGCTTAATGTTCCTAGTTATTCAACTATTTCTCGCTTTCTTTCAAAGGCTAGTGATATCATCTATGAATTGTTTTGTCAATTTGTGGAAAAACTTTTTAAATTAAGTGAGATTCCTACCGAAACTATTTACATTGATGGAACTAAAATTGAAGCTTATGCTAATAAATACAGCTTTGTTTGGAAAAAATCTACTTTAAAATATAAAGAAAAACTTGAAGAAAATATACTAGAATTAATTGATGAATTCAATAAATATTTTAATAAAGAGAAAGAATTAGATAATATTTTTGACATTTTTTCATATTTAAAAAAACTTAAAATTCAAAAAATTTATGGTAGAGGTAAAAGAAAAAGCAAGGAACAACTATTTTTAGAAAAGGCTCAGTCCTATGTTGAAAAATTCAATAAATATACTAACTATCTAGAAATTTTAGGAGAAAGAAATAGCTTTTCTAAAACTGATAAAGAAGCTACATTTATGAGAATGAAGGAAGATTACATGCGCAATGGACAATTAAAACCAGGGTATAATCTTCAAATTGGTGTAATTAGCGAATATATTGCTTCCTATGAAATTTTCCATAATCCAGCAGATACAAAAACTTTAATTCCATTTCTTGAAAAAACAAAATCTCAAAATATAGAAATCAAGAATGTAGTAGCAGATGCAGGATATGAAAGTTTTCCTAATTATGAATATTTAGAAAAAAATAATTATGTATCTTACATAAAACCAATATATTATGAGAAATCAAAAACTAGAAAATATCAAAAAAATTTAAATAGAGTTGAAAATTTAGAATATGATGAAAAAGAAAATAGGTTATTTAGGAAAGATGGGTTAGAACTAGAATTCCAATATTATGGTGAAGATGGAAAAACAATCTATTTTAAAAACCCAGAAACAGAAAAAATAATAAAATATAATAATGAATTTAGAAGATTATCAAAAAAGTCAAAAGATAATATAGAAAGTGACTTAGGAAAGCAACTAAGAATGAATAGAAGCATTCAAGTAGAAGGAGCTTTTGCAGTATTAAAAGAAGATATGAAACTGCGCAAGTTAAAAGTTAGAGGTAAAAATAGCACAAAGAGAGAAATAGGACTATTTTGTATAGCCTATAATTTTAATAAATATCTTGCAAAATTAAGTAGAAAAAAGCAAGGAGTAGTATTACATCCATTAAAAACAGCTTAA
- the gltX gene encoding glutamate--tRNA ligase — MCVDCKKRVRTRVAPSPTGDPHVGTAYIALFNIAFAHVNDGDFILRIEDTDRNRYTEGSEQMIFDALKWLDLDYSEGPDVGGDYGPYRQSERFDLYGKYAKELVEKGGAYYCFCDHERLENLRERQKAMGLPPGYDGHCRSLSKEEIEEKLKAGVPYVIRLKMPYEGETVIHDRLRGDVVFENSKIDDQVLLKADGYPTYHLANIVDDHLMGITHVIRAEEWIPSTPKHIQLYKAFGWEAPEFIHMPLLRNDDRSKISKRKNPVSLIWYKEEGYLKEGLVNFLGLMGYSYGDGQEIFTLQEFKDNFNIDKVTLGGPVFDLVKLGWVNNQHMKMKDLGELTRLTIPFFVNEGYLTNENVSEKEFETLKKVVGIEREGAKTLQELAKNSKFFFVDEFSLPELREDMDKKERKSVERLLNSLKDEIGLKSIKLFIEKLEKWNGNEFTAEQAKDLLHSLLDDLQEGPGKIFMPIRAVLTGESKGADLYNILYVIGKERALKRIKNIVKKYNIGI, encoded by the coding sequence ATGTGTGTTGATTGTAAAAAAAGAGTTAGAACAAGAGTAGCACCTTCTCCAACAGGGGACCCTCATGTTGGAACGGCATATATTGCATTATTTAATATTGCATTTGCTCATGTAAATGATGGAGATTTTATATTAAGAATAGAGGATACAGATAGAAATAGATATACAGAAGGTTCAGAACAAATGATATTTGATGCTTTAAAATGGCTAGATTTAGATTATTCAGAAGGACCTGATGTAGGTGGAGATTATGGACCATATAGACAGTCAGAAAGATTTGATTTATATGGAAAATATGCAAAAGAATTAGTTGAAAAAGGTGGAGCATATTACTGTTTCTGTGACCATGAAAGATTAGAAAATTTAAGAGAAAGACAAAAAGCAATGGGATTACCTCCTGGATATGATGGACATTGTCGTTCATTATCTAAGGAAGAAATTGAAGAAAAACTTAAAGCAGGAGTTCCTTATGTAATAAGACTAAAGATGCCTTATGAAGGAGAAACTGTAATTCATGATAGACTAAGAGGAGATGTTGTTTTTGAAAATAGTAAGATAGACGACCAAGTTCTATTAAAAGCTGATGGATATCCAACTTATCACCTTGCAAATATAGTTGATGACCATTTAATGGGTATAACACATGTTATAAGAGCAGAAGAATGGATACCTTCAACTCCTAAACATATACAATTATATAAAGCATTTGGTTGGGAAGCACCTGAATTTATTCATATGCCACTTTTAAGAAATGATGATAGATCTAAAATTTCTAAGAGAAAAAATCCTGTTTCTTTAATTTGGTATAAAGAAGAAGGATATTTAAAAGAAGGATTAGTAAATTTCTTAGGATTAATGGGATATTCTTATGGAGATGGACAAGAAATATTTACTTTACAAGAATTTAAAGATAATTTTAATATAGATAAAGTTACTTTGGGTGGACCTGTATTTGACTTAGTTAAATTAGGTTGGGTAAACAATCAACATATGAAAATGAAAGATTTGGGAGAACTTACAAGATTAACTATTCCATTCTTTGTAAATGAAGGATATTTAACTAATGAAAATGTAAGTGAAAAAGAATTTGAAACTTTAAAGAAAGTTGTAGGAATTGAAAGAGAAGGAGCAAAAACTTTACAAGAGTTAGCTAAAAACTCAAAATTCTTCTTTGTAGATGAGTTTTCTTTACCTGAACTAAGAGAAGATATGGATAAAAAGGAAAGAAAAAGTGTAGAAAGACTTTTAAATTCTTTAAAAGATGAAATTGGTTTAAAATCTATAAAATTATTTATAGAAAAATTAGAAAAATGGAATGGAAATGAATTTACAGCTGAGCAAGCTAAAGATTTATTACACTCATTACTTGATGATTTACAAGAAGGACCAGGAAAAATATTTATGCCTATAAGAGCTGTTTTAACTGGTGAATCTAAGGGAGCAGATTTATATAATATTCTTTATGTAATTGGAAAAGAAAGAGCATTAAAGAGAATAAAAAATATTGTTAAAAAATATAATATAGGAATATAA
- the prfB gene encoding peptide chain release factor 2 (programmed frameshift), translating into MDILEIKREFLEMKEKTENLGGLFDLEKRKSTIKELEKLTFEDNFWSDKRKSSEIIKNMNFEKNIVSRYEKLATEIDDEEVLIDFVESGETSFESELSEKHKNLKTDIEEFEINLLLDGEYDMNNAIVTIHSGAGGTEACDWADMLYRMYLRWCNLKGYKVSELDFMEGDSVGVKSVTFLVEGINAYGYLKSEKGIHRLVRISPFDANKKRHTSFASVEVVPEVDENVEVEINPVDIRIDTYRASGAGGQHVNMTDSAVRITHFPSGIVVTCQKERSQLSNRETAMKMLKSKLLELELKKKEEEMKKIQGEQSDIGWGNQIRSYVFQPYALVKDHRTNTEIGNVKAVMDGDIDGFINSYLRWIKNN; encoded by the exons ATGGATATATTAGAAATTAAAAGAGAATTTTTAGAAATGAAAGAAAAAACTGAAAAT TTAGGAGGTCTCTTTGACTTAGAAAAGAGAAAGTCAACTATAAAGGAATTAGAGAAATTAACTTTTGAAGATAATTTTTGGTCGGATAAAAGAAAAAGTTCAGAAATTATAAAGAATATGAATTTTGAAAAAAATATAGTTTCAAGATATGAAAAGTTAGCGACAGAAATTGACGATGAAGAAGTTTTAATTGATTTTGTTGAAAGTGGAGAAACTTCATTTGAAAGTGAACTTTCAGAAAAACATAAAAATTTAAAAACCGATATAGAAGAATTTGAAATCAATTTGTTACTTGATGGAGAATATGATATGAATAATGCCATTGTAACAATTCATTCTGGTGCAGGAGGAACAGAAGCTTGTGATTGGGCTGATATGTTATATAGAATGTATTTAAGATGGTGTAATTTAAAAGGCTATAAAGTATCAGAACTTGATTTTATGGAAGGGGACAGTGTTGGAGTAAAGTCAGTTACATTTTTAGTTGAAGGAATAAATGCCTATGGTTATTTAAAATCTGAAAAAGGAATACATAGACTTGTTAGAATTTCACCTTTTGATGCTAACAAGAAAAGACATACATCATTTGCTTCAGTTGAAGTTGTACCAGAAGTTGATGAAAATGTGGAAGTTGAAATAAATCCTGTTGATATTAGAATTGATACATATAGAGCAAGTGGAGCAGGTGGACAACATGTTAATATGACAGATTCTGCTGTAAGAATAACACATTTTCCAAGTGGAATAGTGGTAACTTGTCAAAAAGAAAGATCTCAACTTAGTAACAGAGAAACTGCTATGAAAATGTTAAAATCAAAATTACTTGAATTAGAGTTAAAGAAAAAAGAAGAAGAAATGAAAAAAATTCAAGGAGAACAATCTGATATTGGTTGGGGAAATCAGATAAGGTCTTATGTATTTCAACCTTATGCACTAGTAAAAGACCATAGAACTAATACTGAGATTGGAAATGTAAAAGCTGTTATGGATGGAGATATAGATGGTTTTATCAATTCATATTTAAGATGGATAAAAAACAATTAA
- the acpS gene encoding holo-ACP synthase, producing MIIGIGNDIIEIERIEKAISKEGFKNKIYTQKELENIQKRGNRTETYAGIFSAKEAISKAIGTGVREFSLTDLEILNDDLGKPYVVVSEKLDKILRNKKENYQIEISISHSRKYATAMAIIL from the coding sequence ATGATAATAGGAATAGGTAATGATATTATAGAGATTGAAAGAATAGAAAAAGCCATTTCAAAAGAAGGTTTTAAAAATAAAATCTATACTCAAAAAGAGTTGGAAAATATTCAAAAAAGAGGAAATAGAACAGAAACTTATGCAGGAATATTCTCTGCAAAGGAGGCTATTTCAAAAGCTATTGGAACAGGAGTTAGAGAATTTTCTTTAACAGATTTAGAAATATTAAATGATGATTTAGGAAAACCCTATGTTGTTGTATCAGAGAAATTAGATAAAATTTTAAGAAATAAAAAAGAGAATTACCAAATTGAAATTTCAATTTCGCATTCTAGAAAATATGCAACAGCAATGGCTATAATACTTTAA
- a CDS encoding TatD family hydrolase produces the protein MKIIDSHVHLNLEQFDNDREEVFKRIEEKLDFVVNIGFDLESSEKSVEYANKYPFIYAVIGFHPDEIEGYSDEAEKKLEELAKNPKVLAIGEIGLDYHWMTRPKEEQWDIFRKQLELARRVNKPVVIHTREAMEDTVNILNEFPDITGILHCYPGSVETAKRMIDRFYLGIGGVLTFKNAKKLVEVVKEIPIEKLVIETDCPYMAPTPYRGQRNEPIYTEEVVKKMAELKNMSYEDVVRITNKNTRKVFKML, from the coding sequence ATGAAAATAATAGATTCACATGTTCACTTGAATTTAGAGCAATTTGATAATGACAGAGAAGAAGTTTTTAAAAGAATAGAAGAAAAATTAGATTTTGTTGTAAATATAGGCTTTGATTTGGAAAGCAGTGAAAAAAGTGTAGAATATGCAAATAAATATCCATTTATTTATGCAGTAATAGGTTTTCATCCAGATGAAATAGAGGGATATAGTGATGAGGCAGAAAAAAAGTTAGAAGAACTTGCAAAAAATCCAAAAGTTTTAGCAATAGGAGAAATTGGCTTAGATTACCATTGGATGACAAGACCAAAAGAGGAACAATGGGATATTTTTAGAAAACAGTTAGAATTGGCAAGGAGAGTAAATAAACCTGTTGTAATTCATACAAGGGAAGCTATGGAAGATACAGTTAATATATTAAATGAATTTCCAGATATAACAGGAATATTACACTGTTATCCTGGTTCTGTTGAAACTGCAAAAAGAATGATAGATAGATTTTATTTAGGTATAGGTGGAGTTTTAACTTTTAAGAATGCAAAAAAATTAGTTGAAGTTGTAAAAGAGATTCCAATAGAAAAATTAGTTATAGAAACTGACTGTCCATATATGGCACCAACTCCATATAGAGGGCAAAGAAATGAACCTATCTACACAGAAGAAGTTGTCAAAAAAATGGCAGAGCTTAAAAATATGAGCTATGAAGATGTAGTTAGAATTACAAATAAAAATACAAGAAAGGTATTTAAAATGCTATGA
- a CDS encoding YARHG domain-containing protein has translation MAVFETPIVEPVAENFKKTIKEVKEQEGGTVSEENNVQVNDDNYDLIVLDKFYDEVINKGNEVYLYNFLSSELAIIGNTLYARNAYKFKKKEYQKYFGEKS, from the coding sequence TTGGCTGTATTTGAAACTCCTATTGTAGAACCTGTTGCAGAAAATTTTAAAAAAACAATAAAAGAAGTAAAAGAGCAGGAAGGTGGAACTGTAAGTGAAGAAAATAATGTTCAAGTTAATGATGATAATTATGATTTAATAGTTTTAGATAAATTTTATGATGAAGTTATAAATAAAGGAAATGAGGTATATCTTTATAATTTTTTATCAAGTGAATTGGCAATAATAGGAAATACTTTATATGCTAGAAATGCTTATAAATTTAAGAAAAAAGAATATCAAAAATATTTTGGAGAAAAATCTTAG